A stretch of the Bacillus licheniformis DSM 13 = ATCC 14580 genome encodes the following:
- a CDS encoding ribonuclease HII, translating to MKTLTVKEIKEHLQSVSDEKDPFIEQCKNDERKSVQALVDAWLKKNERLSAMREEWQAMTSFERSLRARGYQYIAGIDEAGRGPLAGPVVAAAVILKEDCEILGLTDSKKLSKQKREDYYSYIMEEAAAVGVGIADAHEIDELNIYEASKAAMLKAVQALDVAPDYLLIDAMSLAVDTEQSSIIKGDAKSASIAAGACIAKVTRDRLMDEYAEKYPLYGFEKHKGYGTKEHLNALAKYGPSPIHRRSFAPVKAHE from the coding sequence GTGAAAACATTAACCGTCAAAGAAATTAAAGAACATCTTCAATCGGTGAGCGATGAAAAGGACCCTTTTATAGAGCAGTGCAAAAATGATGAGCGAAAAAGCGTTCAAGCGCTCGTCGACGCCTGGCTGAAGAAAAATGAAAGGCTTTCGGCCATGCGGGAAGAGTGGCAGGCGATGACGTCTTTTGAACGGTCGCTGAGAGCGCGGGGCTATCAATATATCGCCGGAATCGACGAGGCGGGCAGAGGGCCTCTCGCAGGGCCGGTTGTCGCCGCCGCTGTCATCCTCAAAGAAGATTGTGAAATATTAGGGCTGACAGATTCGAAAAAACTGTCAAAGCAAAAAAGAGAAGACTATTATTCATACATAATGGAAGAAGCCGCAGCAGTCGGCGTCGGGATCGCGGACGCCCATGAGATCGATGAGCTGAATATTTATGAAGCCTCCAAAGCGGCGATGCTGAAAGCGGTCCAAGCGCTGGACGTCGCACCGGATTATCTTCTGATCGACGCCATGTCGCTTGCGGTCGATACAGAGCAGTCATCGATTATTAAAGGGGATGCCAAAAGCGCCTCGATAGCAGCAGGCGCATGCATCGCAAAGGTGACGAGGGACAGGCTGATGGATGAATACGCTGAAAAGTATCCTCTCTACGGGTTTGAAAAGCATAAAGGCTACGGAACGAAGGAGCATCTGAATGCCCTGGCGAAATACGGCCCGTCGCCGATACACCGAAGATCGTTCGCCCCTGTTAAAGCACATGAATAA
- a CDS encoding FlhB-like flagellar biosynthesis protein, with translation MKESVPLRRAVALHYDEMKDKAPKVVAKGSGYTAEKIIEEAQKAGVPIQEDATLVELMRHLELDDHIPEALYEIVAEIFSFVYTLDEKMKKRE, from the coding sequence ATGAAGGAATCTGTTCCATTAAGAAGAGCTGTTGCGCTTCACTACGATGAAATGAAGGACAAGGCGCCGAAGGTGGTTGCCAAAGGGTCGGGATACACGGCGGAGAAGATCATTGAAGAGGCGCAGAAAGCCGGTGTTCCGATTCAGGAAGATGCGACGCTTGTCGAATTGATGCGCCACTTGGAGCTTGACGACCACATTCCTGAAGCGCTTTACGAGATCGTCGCCGAGATCTTTTCATTCGTCTATACGCTTGATGAAAAAATGAAAAAGAGGGAATGA
- the sucC gene encoding ADP-forming succinate--CoA ligase subunit beta — protein sequence MNIHEYQGKEVLRKYGVAVPEGKVAFTADEAVKAAEALSSSVYVVKAQIHAGGRGKAGGVKIAKSKEEVKAYAEELLGKTLVTHQTGPDGQQIKRLLIEEGCDIKKEYYVGLVLDRATSRIVLMASEEGGTEIEEVAEKTPEKIVKEVIDPAVGLQSYQARKIAFAINIPKELVGQAVKFMMGLYKAFTEKDCSIAEINPLVVTGDGKVMALDAKLNFDSNALYRQKDILEYRDLDEEDPKEIEASKYDLSYISLDGNIGCMVNGAGLAMSTMDIIKHYGGEPANFLDVGGGATAEKVTEAFKIILSDQNVKGIFVNIFGGIMKCDVIAEGVVEATKQVGLTLPLVVRLEGTNVDLGKKILDDSGLNITSAESMADGAQKIVSLVK from the coding sequence ATGAATATCCATGAGTACCAAGGGAAAGAAGTACTCAGAAAATACGGAGTGGCTGTTCCGGAAGGTAAAGTGGCATTTACAGCAGATGAAGCGGTCAAAGCAGCGGAAGCGCTGTCCAGCTCGGTTTATGTCGTGAAAGCTCAAATTCACGCCGGCGGACGCGGTAAAGCTGGCGGGGTTAAAATTGCAAAATCAAAAGAAGAAGTCAAAGCCTATGCGGAAGAATTGTTGGGAAAGACGCTTGTCACTCACCAGACGGGTCCCGACGGCCAACAAATAAAACGCTTACTTATTGAAGAAGGCTGCGATATCAAAAAAGAATACTATGTCGGCCTAGTTCTCGACAGGGCGACTTCACGCATCGTGCTGATGGCCTCTGAAGAAGGCGGCACGGAAATTGAAGAAGTCGCTGAAAAAACACCGGAAAAAATCGTCAAAGAAGTGATCGATCCGGCTGTCGGACTGCAGAGCTACCAGGCGAGAAAAATCGCCTTCGCCATCAATATTCCGAAAGAGCTTGTCGGCCAGGCCGTTAAGTTTATGATGGGGCTGTACAAGGCGTTTACTGAAAAAGACTGTTCCATTGCTGAAATCAATCCGCTCGTCGTCACAGGGGACGGAAAAGTCATGGCCCTTGACGCCAAGCTGAACTTTGACAGCAATGCGCTATACAGACAAAAAGACATCTTGGAGTACAGAGATCTCGATGAAGAAGATCCGAAGGAAATCGAAGCATCCAAGTATGATTTAAGCTATATTTCGCTCGATGGAAACATCGGCTGCATGGTCAACGGAGCGGGGCTTGCGATGTCGACCATGGACATTATCAAGCACTACGGAGGGGAACCGGCCAACTTCCTTGACGTTGGAGGCGGCGCGACAGCCGAAAAGGTAACGGAAGCGTTCAAGATCATTTTGTCTGATCAAAACGTCAAAGGGATCTTTGTCAATATTTTCGGCGGCATCATGAAATGCGACGTCATTGCAGAAGGCGTTGTTGAAGCGACAAAACAAGTCGGTCTGACATTGCCGCTTGTCGTTCGCCTTGAAGGCACCAATGTCGATCTCGGCAAGAAGATCCTCGATGATTCAGGACTCAATATTACGTCTGCGGAATCAATGGCTGACGGCGCGCAGAAAATCGTATCCTTAGTGAAGTAA